In Acidisarcina polymorpha, the DNA window CTTGATTCACGGCACGAATGGCTGACTTAAGCGTAGCCGAGTACGTACCATTTTGCCATGCGGAAATCGTGGTTGTGGGTCTTATCCGACCAGCTGTCGCTCGATCCATTGGTCAATCGCGGAAGGCCTGAATCGCCACAATTTGCCCACGTGCACCCCTGCGATTTCGCCTCTCAAAACCATCCGCTGCAGCGTTCGGGGATGAACACCGAGCAAGGCGGCTGCGGCGTGACTATCGAGTAGTGGCTCAACGCCGACTCTCCCGAGGATGGGAAGTAGGCGTTCTGATGCCGGGGGCTTCTTCTGGTCCATCATCGGAACCTCCAAAATACGTGCCTTGAAGGTGCCGTTTTCTGAAGTCCAATGAGTTTCAGGGCAAGGCTTATGCGTCAAGCGCATAAGGACTGAGCTTTGATCGAGACAAGTTTGTCGCCGCCGTACTCTCGTGTCCAGAAACAGTGGAAAGGAATCAGGATTGACATCCCCTCCCTTCTCTGTGGATAATCTGGTACCGGCGGTGGAGAACGTCGCCTTTACCTGCCTGCTGGCGTAGTGATCCCTACTTATGTGGAGATTGGGGACGGGCCATGCAGAACAACATCAAGATGCGGCACTTCGAAGCCGTAATTGCCTTAGCAGAAGAGATGCACTTCGGTCGGGCGGCTGAGAGGGTTGGGCTTTCACAATCTGGGCTGAGCCGGTGCATTCAGAGCGCAGAGCGCGAAACCAGGGCTACACTTTTCGAGCGTGATCGAAAAAAGATGGAGTTGACTGACGCGGGGAGAACCTACGTCGAACATGCCCGAGTTGCGCTCGCTTACGGCGAGCGAGCCATGGAGTCTGCGAAGGCCAGTCGCGACGGGGCCGACACGCTTCTGCAGGTCGGAAAGTCCCCTGACGTTGACCCCATTCTGATCGAGATTCTCTACTCGATTCGCCTTCCCTTGTACCCACATTTGGAAATCAGTGTTCATAGTGAGCCATCTTCAGATTTAGCTCACGATCTCCTCAGTTCTCATCTCGATGTGGCGCTCATCACCGACCCTGCCACGAACCCGAAGTTGACCATGAACAAACTGGTCAAGACACCACTTCATATCGTTCTGCCGCGCGAACATCCGCTCTCGTCAAGAACGTCTGTGAAACTCACCGATTTGCGGAATGACCGTTGGATCGTATTCCAGAAGCAGCTGCACCCGATTCTTTATGACAGGATTATGAACTGACTCACGAGGCCGGATTTGAGCCGAGGCGTTTGGATCACATCCTCTACGCGGACGAAGCGGAACATATGCTGACAGCGGCTCCTGGCGTTGCATTTCTCACGATGGCGAACGCGATGAGGCTCAACGGAGGTCGGTTGGTTGCGAGGCCCCTTGATGAGGAAACGCTCTGCCTCGATGAATGGCTCGCGGCCCGCGCGGACGACAGCTCGAAGGTTGTGAGCGAGTTTGTCCGAGCGTTCGTCACCAAATCAAAGACCGTTCTACAGCCTCCACAGATGACCCTCCCGATCGGTGCAAGAGCGGCGCTGACCCAATGCGCACGCAACTAGCCGAACACTTTAGGATTCGTCCGGCGTGAAGAAACTCATAGGCTTACCATAGAGCTTTCCGATAGCCCAAAGCTCGGCCACGTCGATAGCTCGCTCGCCCGATTCGCACTTATTCATGAAGGAGTGCGCCATCCCTAGGCGAATAGAAACCTCGCGCTGGGTGAGGCCAGCCTCTTGCCGCGCAGAAATTAGTTTAGACAAGACTCCGGCGTAGTAATCTCTCATCGCGGGACTGCGCCCCTTCCGAGATTTCCGAGCCTCCGGTTTCGCTTTTCCTGCCACATCTGAAGTGTGGTGAACGGTTGACCCGATCCCCTAATAAGGGACACCATGAGTCGATCGAAGCGAGGCGCGAGGATGTCAGAATCGAAGCTGGAATTCCCCGAAGTTGTAGGCAAGTCGGTTGCCGAGGTGTCTGTTCTGGACGACCCTGAGTTTGGCAAAGAGGTCCTGATTAGATTTTCAGATGGGACGCAACTGTCGATTGCAGTCGGCGTCCGGCAGACTATTGACGCGCGGTATTGTAAGGAAGACAAGCCAGACATGCCGATTTCGCACAAACAAGTTACTTGAGTCGACGCTATTTGCACTTCCCTGCGTGCTCTCATCATGCTAAGAATTGCGAGGTCGCGGCAAGCTTAACGGCCGGCTAGTGAGCAGGATGAGCCGAACTCCCTCACCATCCACGCAGATAGCAAAGTATGGCGGAGGTTATGAGTGGGTCCTCGCAGACGCCTTATTTTCCTGCTTCCAACGCTTCTCATCCGCCGATTCAGCTCCAGGTGGAACAAGACCTTGCACACGCCAGAGATCAAATGGCAACTCTTGAACGTTCAGCTCCCAGTCGTATCCTCGTTGTTCCACATAAGGTGCAATGACTTCGTTGACATGTCCGAGAAATTTCACTTTGCTCTCGTGATCCACCATTGTTCGTGCGATGTGCTCGATCGAGATGCGAACAAAATTGCTTCGCTGCTCTCCGCCCACTAGAAATGACTCGGGCGCCACATCATGAAACAGCACGTTCACGTAGAACCTTGGAAGGAAGGCGTCATAGATGCCGGTTATGTCCAGCGCGAACTTTTGTTTCTCGCTGGCTGAATAACCGTTTGCGGGTGCGTAAATTCGCCATAGGGGCATAGGAATCTTCCTCTGCGGTTATCCTCGTACTTCAAAACCCGAAGGCCAAGACTAAACAGAGCCAGTTTTGGATAGCCCTAAAGCATCTGTTAGGGGAATCCTCGATTGCTGCTCCTGTGAAATCGACATATATCAAGGCTCTAGAAATTCCGTGAATCCAATGTTTGGATTATTGGCTTGAAGGTTGCGTGAGCGCCGCGATAAGCCACTCCTTTACATAAACGCCACCGATCGGCCGCTAGAAAGGGCTACAGGGAAAAGGCCCTTTCTGGTCTGTACCACCACCGAGAAGAGGCTTAGCTTGGGCACACACCGCAGCCCGTCGTGCTCAGGAGATCAAATGCCAGAAAGACTCTTCCTCCGAAATCATTCGATTATTTCCCAATTTGAGGACCACAGGGAGCAAAGGAGGTGGGTCAGAATGACCGCGGCTTTCGTCATCCTGTCCTTTTCTGGAGTTGCGGCGGCGAATGCTCAACAGAATCGTCCCATAGCGGACCCATCGCGGAATTCTGTCAACGCAAGATACATCGTTGGCTTCGACAACGTTCGCAAAGGCACAGATGGCGATCTCAGATACCGTGGTGACGAAATCGTCTTCGCCGGCGGGTCGACGGTGGAGAAGATAGGTCGCGACCAACTGGTGAATGTAGCTTTGGGAACGGAACGTGCGGAAAAAGGAGGTACCGCCGGTCAGGTCGCGCGCTTTGCGATTCCCTATGGAGGGGGTGCCGTTCTAGGAGCAGTGTCGGAGAAAGAAGTAGGAATCCTCACGCTCGACTTTCGGGATTCTAGGGGTGGCTTGCACAGCGCGGTCTTCTTGATGGCAAAGTCCGACGCATTCGAGGCGTCACAAACTCTACAGAGTAACAGTGTTGCGGTAGACGCTGTACAGCGCCCTACCGGTGACTGCCAGTCTCAGGCCGCAGTCGGAGCCATGGGAGTAACTGATATTCAGGCAGCGCCAGGCATCACGATGCCTGCAGAGTACCGAGCCATTATGTACGAACATCTGCTAAGCCTTCCAGAGGACAAGACACACACGTCCACACTGTTTCGGATCGGCGATGCTTCTGGTAGATGTGCCCCACTCTCCCTATCACTGCAAATAGTTGGCCTTTCCAAGGGAAACGCTGCCGTGCGGGCTTCTTCAGGACCTATCGGCCTTTTTGCGGGCGTGACATCGATTCG includes these proteins:
- a CDS encoding helix-turn-helix domain-containing protein → MMDQKKPPASERLLPILGRVGVEPLLDSHAAAALLGVHPRTLQRMVLRGEIAGVHVGKLWRFRPSAIDQWIERQLVG
- a CDS encoding LysR family transcriptional regulator, whose product is MQNNIKMRHFEAVIALAEEMHFGRAAERVGLSQSGLSRCIQSAERETRATLFERDRKKMELTDAGRTYVEHARVALAYGERAMESAKASRDGADTLLQVGKSPDVDPILIEILYSIRLPLYPHLEISVHSEPSSDLAHDLLSSHLDVALITDPATNPKLTMNKLVKTPLHIVLPREHPLSSRTSVKLTDLRNDRWIVFQKQLHPILYDRIMN
- a CDS encoding helix-turn-helix domain-containing protein, whose amino-acid sequence is MRDYYAGVLSKLISARQEAGLTQREVSIRLGMAHSFMNKCESGERAIDVAELWAIGKLYGKPMSFFTPDES
- a CDS encoding tautomerase family protein; this translates as MPLWRIYAPANGYSASEKQKFALDITGIYDAFLPRFYVNVLFHDVAPESFLVGGEQRSNFVRISIEHIARTMVDHESKVKFLGHVNEVIAPYVEQRGYDWELNVQELPFDLWRVQGLVPPGAESADEKRWKQENKASARTHS